A single Arcobacter sp. FWKO B DNA region contains:
- a CDS encoding chemotaxis protein CheW produces MSVGIYKGIQIPTDLIPISKYMNKVNEYSQELVSLNKTWDNLEFLAQFGQTKTNLSETKSKFSTLTVKLLSHLCQETLNKTVREMGIKSQNTIDILVRNLFERTADIGFLATDKDIREFLSSTISKYDEHYSLYAPRIKDRFKEYVSKYSVYFDIVLLSPSGDILIQLDQTNSNSKSKDVLVELALNCNDDFVESYKYHDFLPQYNKSLVYAYKVTQSNEPNSKVLGVLALCFRFDDEMNGIFSNLVSHNNKECITLLDSSNKVISSSDIYHIPIGATMQTVLDKPYKIVSFGGRDYLAKTSATKGYQGFFGLGWYGHIMIPLDYAFVDDSDENSAMSQDIILAILQNNKEFSSDLKSIPIEANMIQQELNRALWNGNIQQSKGENTNKDFTRLLFGEIGKIGSFTKDVFSKSITNLTQTMVLNNTTATSSLMIDIMDRNLYERANDCRWWALSTDFRQILDKDVISDEDSNKMSDILAYINNLYTVYTNLFIYDSNGIIVATSQVSQRHLIGKKITSSWVENTLSLKNTSDYCVSNFEQSLFYDSKHTYIYNAAIKSLTNQKNLGGIGIVFDAEKEFADMLNDSLPKDINGNIKADTFALFVSRDKKVVSSSTSKIRIGDFVDIDDDFFTFRNGNSYSKIVIYDNKYYAVGATCSNGYREYKSATDNYKNDIIAIFFSFISDANLEIIKQVQGFSIETLSNNHEEKIEIASFYVGHKWLGIYSDDVIEAISIKEMENSIDLDSENIFKGTVIFKDNAISVLDIKSLIKEYNEEPYTEIVIVKYKEATQYHYVGILVNRLGNISEVNTTKIKPIEKHFITGGTMIQSVVVHDGPNASQKLLTILNLEKLSSTFIE; encoded by the coding sequence ATGAGTGTTGGAATATATAAAGGTATTCAGATACCAACAGATTTGATACCAATAAGTAAATATATGAATAAAGTAAATGAATATTCACAAGAACTTGTGTCGTTGAATAAAACATGGGATAATTTAGAGTTTTTAGCTCAGTTTGGACAAACGAAAACGAATTTATCTGAAACAAAATCTAAATTTTCTACATTAACTGTAAAATTATTAAGTCATCTTTGTCAAGAGACTCTAAATAAAACAGTAAGGGAAATGGGTATAAAGTCTCAAAATACAATAGATATATTGGTTAGAAATTTATTTGAACGAACGGCAGATATAGGATTTTTAGCTACAGATAAAGATATAAGAGAGTTTTTATCAAGTACTATTTCAAAATATGATGAACACTACTCTTTATATGCACCAAGAATCAAAGATAGATTTAAAGAATATGTATCAAAATATAGTGTTTATTTTGATATTGTTTTATTAAGTCCAAGTGGAGATATACTTATACAACTAGACCAAACAAACTCTAATTCAAAATCCAAAGATGTTTTGGTAGAACTAGCATTAAATTGCAATGATGATTTTGTTGAAAGTTATAAATATCATGATTTTTTACCTCAATATAATAAAAGTTTGGTTTATGCATATAAAGTAACGCAATCAAATGAACCAAATTCAAAAGTACTTGGTGTTTTGGCTTTGTGCTTTAGATTTGATGATGAGATGAATGGAATTTTTAGCAATTTAGTCTCACACAATAATAAAGAGTGTATTACACTTTTGGACTCAAGCAATAAGGTTATCTCTTCTAGTGATATATACCATATACCTATAGGGGCTACTATGCAAACAGTCCTTGATAAACCATATAAAATAGTTTCATTTGGTGGAAGGGATTATTTAGCAAAAACATCAGCTACAAAAGGATACCAAGGCTTTTTTGGGCTTGGATGGTATGGGCATATTATGATACCTTTAGATTATGCTTTTGTTGATGATAGTGATGAAAATAGTGCTATGTCACAAGATATCATACTTGCTATATTGCAAAATAATAAAGAATTTTCATCAGATTTAAAATCAATTCCTATAGAAGCAAATATGATTCAACAAGAATTAAATAGAGCACTTTGGAATGGAAATATACAACAATCAAAAGGTGAAAATACAAACAAAGATTTTACAAGATTGCTTTTTGGTGAGATAGGAAAAATAGGCTCATTTACAAAAGATGTATTTAGTAAATCAATAACAAATCTTACACAAACAATGGTTTTAAACAATACTACTGCAACATCATCATTAATGATAGATATTATGGATAGGAATTTATATGAAAGGGCAAATGATTGTAGATGGTGGGCATTAAGTACAGATTTTAGACAAATACTCGATAAAGATGTAATCAGCGATGAAGATAGTAATAAAATGTCAGATATTTTGGCATATATAAATAACCTCTATACTGTATACACAAACCTATTTATATATGACTCAAATGGTATTATTGTTGCAACATCTCAAGTAAGTCAAAGACATCTTATAGGTAAAAAAATAACATCATCGTGGGTTGAAAATACATTAAGTCTAAAAAATACTTCAGATTACTGTGTAAGTAATTTTGAACAAAGTTTATTTTATGACTCTAAGCACACATATATCTATAATGCAGCTATAAAATCTCTTACAAACCAGAAAAACTTAGGTGGAATTGGGATTGTATTTGATGCAGAAAAAGAGTTTGCTGATATGCTTAATGACTCTTTGCCAAAAGATATAAATGGTAATATCAAAGCAGATACTTTTGCACTTTTTGTATCAAGAGATAAAAAAGTTGTATCTTCTTCAACCTCAAAGATAAGAATTGGTGATTTTGTAGATATTGATGATGATTTTTTTACTTTTAGAAATGGTAATTCATATAGTAAAATAGTAATATATGATAATAAATACTATGCAGTTGGAGCTACTTGTTCAAATGGTTATAGAGAATATAAAAGTGCTACAGACAACTATAAAAATGATATCATAGCAATATTTTTTTCATTTATAAGTGATGCTAACTTAGAAATCATTAAGCAAGTGCAAGGTTTTTCTATTGAAACACTAAGTAACAATCATGAAGAAAAAATTGAAATAGCATCTTTTTATGTGGGTCATAAATGGCTTGGCATTTATTCTGATGATGTCATAGAAGCAATTAGTATCAAAGAAATGGAAAATTCAATAGACCTAGATAGTGAAAATATTTTTAAAGGTACTGTGATTTTCAAAGATAATGCAATAAGCGTCCTTGATATCAAATCACTAATAAAAGAGTATAATGAAGAACCTTATACAGAGATAGTTATAGTAAAATATAAAGAAGCAACTCAGTATCACTATGTAGGGATATTGGTAAATAGGCTAGGAAATATTTCAGAAGTAAATACAACTAAAATAAAACCAATAGAAAAACATTTTATAACAGGTGGTACAATGATCCAAAGTGTTGTAGTACATGATGGACCAAATGCAAGTCAAAAATTATTGACTATTTTAAATCTAGAAAAACTAAGCTCTACTTTTATAGAGTAG
- the tpx gene encoding thiol peroxidase: MATVTLKGNVCNLCGTDVNVGDNAPEITVVNSAGLADKVVGGSKDKAQLIVVVPSLDTPVCAAETRKFNEKAASIAGVDTTVISMDLPFAAGKFCSAEGIENLTVASDFRNKDFAKAYGVLIADGALAGITCRAIFVVDTCGKVVYKELVPEITAEPDYDAALNAAAAAAPKSTCCGGGHCS, from the coding sequence ATGGCTACAGTTACACTAAAAGGAAATGTTTGCAATCTTTGCGGAACAGATGTTAATGTTGGAGATAACGCTCCAGAAATCACAGTTGTAAATTCAGCTGGTCTTGCAGATAAAGTTGTTGGTGGTTCAAAAGATAAAGCTCAACTTATCGTTGTAGTTCCTTCACTTGATACTCCAGTATGTGCTGCTGAGACAAGAAAATTTAATGAAAAAGCTGCTTCAATAGCTGGTGTTGATACTACAGTTATTTCTATGGATTTACCATTTGCTGCTGGTAAATTTTGTTCAGCTGAAGGTATCGAAAACCTAACAGTTGCATCTGATTTTAGAAACAAAGATTTCGCAAAAGCTTATGGTGTTTTAATAGCTGATGGTGCATTAGCTGGTATTACTTGTAGAGCTATATTTGTAGTAGATACTTGTGGTAAAGTTGTATATAAAGAACTAGTACCAGAAATTACTGCTGAGCCTGATTATGATGCTGCACTAAATGCTGCTGCTGCGGCTGCTCCAAAAAGCACTTGTTGTGGTGGCGGACACTGTTCGTAA
- a CDS encoding ATP-binding protein — MLYIFYLYYFQYLFGIISKKYKQPKRFKQGQIMKSSNVTVDLDKLEKLLNKVGDMVITNSMMSQSIEDLPLSDEKRELLEKTALFQRHIKELQDYAMDIRMVKIYNIFQTYGSIVDKESTTHNKLVSLNIKGGDTKIDKSMIENLDLPLKSIISNAVIHGIEAPDVRMSKGKSKEGNITVSAEQINEQIYITIQDDGKGIDVESLNLESNAVIENEVQSDDMTIQHIKAIVEKLNGRIEISSVIDEGTKLIIIMPLTLYSKTFRYAKRCF, encoded by the coding sequence ATGCTTTACATATTTTATTTATATTATTTTCAATATTTGTTTGGTATAATATCGAAAAAATACAAACAGCCTAAAAGATTTAAACAAGGACAAATTATGAAAAGCTCAAATGTAACAGTTGATTTGGATAAGCTAGAAAAGCTACTGAATAAAGTAGGCGACATGGTTATCACTAACTCTATGATGTCACAATCAATTGAGGATTTACCACTTAGTGATGAGAAAAGAGAATTATTAGAAAAAACTGCACTTTTTCAAAGACATATTAAGGAGTTACAAGACTATGCTATGGATATAAGAATGGTTAAAATTTATAATATTTTCCAAACTTATGGTTCAATAGTAGATAAAGAATCAACAACACATAATAAACTTGTAAGTCTAAATATAAAAGGTGGGGATACAAAAATAGATAAGTCTATGATAGAAAATCTAGATTTGCCACTAAAAAGTATCATATCAAATGCTGTAATACATGGTATAGAAGCACCAGATGTTAGAATGTCAAAAGGAAAAAGCAAAGAAGGAAATATAACTGTTAGTGCAGAACAAATTAATGAACAGATATATATCACAATACAAGATGATGGTAAAGGCATTGATGTAGAATCTTTAAACCTAGAAAGCAATGCTGTTATTGAAAATGAAGTTCAAAGTGATGATATGACTATTCAACACATAAAAGCTATAGTAGAAAAACTAAATGGTAGAATAGAGATAAGTTCAGTCATAGATGAGGGAACAAAGCTTATCATAATAATGCCTTTGACTTTATATAGTAAGACATTCAGATATGCCAAAAGGTGCTTTTGA
- a CDS encoding AAA family ATPase encodes MISDELREVFSRAISFARESRHEYLTTEHVFLMLLDNPEIIGLLDDLGVSVSSVRSEILNHINLNTPILPDGIEDEPIESIKLASTIEKMITHLSNTKGGNAKVEDMFVAIINDDKSYASYLLKLQGIQRVDILEEISHNEIYEDENKEQNQTSSLESNSIELVQKAKEGKIDPLIGRDIELDRLVEILLRRKKNNPILVGEAGVGKTAVVEGLALKIANDEVPHSLKGSKIYSLDMGSMIAGTKYRGDFEKKLKSFLSEISKVQNAIVFIDEIHTIIGAGSTSGNAMDAANILKPMLSSGELKCIGATTYAEYKNNFSKDKALGRRFSKIDIKEPSIEDTIAIIEGLKGKYEEFHGVKYNPKTIELCVNLSKKYINDRFLPDSAIDVIDEVGSIAKIAGKKTISVKDIEATFSKIANIPTKTATTSDISILKTLETNLKKRVFGQDNAIEKVVKTIKINKAGLTTTDKPIGNFLFTGPTGVGKTEIARELANLLNINLIRFDMSEYMEAHTVSKLIGAPAGYVGFEKGGLLVESIRKHPHCVLLLDEIEKAHPDIMNVLLQVLDNAKLTDNDGNIADFQNVIIIMTSNLGSSEAPIMGFAKNDNLNQSKAINKFFAPEFRNRLDAVIEFSHLDKNSIILVVKKFIDNLAKILADKSIKLKLSQNAINELAHLGYDKAMGARPLGRVIDNKIKEPLTDEILFGKLKNGGKVSVDFKDGEFKFNIS; translated from the coding sequence ATGATAAGTGATGAATTAAGAGAAGTTTTCTCAAGAGCTATTTCTTTTGCAAGAGAGTCAAGACACGAATATCTAACAACAGAGCATGTTTTTTTGATGCTTTTAGATAATCCAGAAATAATAGGTCTACTAGATGATTTGGGTGTGAGTGTATCATCTGTAAGGTCAGAGATATTAAACCATATAAATCTAAATACACCAATCCTTCCAGATGGAATAGAAGATGAGCCAATAGAGAGTATCAAACTAGCCTCTACCATAGAAAAAATGATAACTCATTTAAGTAATACAAAAGGTGGTAATGCAAAGGTTGAAGATATGTTTGTAGCTATCATTAATGATGATAAATCATATGCTAGTTATTTACTAAAACTCCAAGGTATTCAAAGGGTTGATATACTAGAAGAAATAAGCCATAATGAAATATATGAAGATGAGAATAAAGAACAAAATCAAACATCATCACTTGAATCAAACAGTATTGAATTAGTCCAAAAAGCAAAAGAAGGTAAAATTGATCCTTTAATAGGAAGGGATATTGAACTTGACCGCCTTGTGGAGATACTACTAAGAAGAAAGAAAAACAACCCTATTTTAGTAGGTGAAGCAGGTGTTGGGAAAACTGCTGTAGTAGAAGGACTTGCACTAAAAATTGCAAATGATGAAGTACCTCACTCTCTAAAAGGGAGTAAAATTTATTCACTTGATATGGGAAGTATGATAGCTGGGACAAAGTATAGGGGTGATTTTGAAAAGAAACTCAAATCTTTTTTATCAGAAATCTCTAAAGTACAAAATGCTATTGTATTTATAGATGAGATACATACTATTATAGGAGCTGGTTCTACAAGTGGAAACGCAATGGATGCAGCAAATATCCTAAAACCAATGCTTAGTAGTGGTGAGCTTAAATGTATTGGAGCTACTACATATGCTGAATACAAAAACAACTTTAGTAAAGACAAAGCTCTTGGTAGAAGATTTTCAAAAATAGATATAAAAGAGCCTAGTATAGAAGACACTATAGCAATAATAGAGGGATTAAAGGGTAAGTATGAGGAGTTTCATGGAGTAAAATACAACCCAAAAACCATAGAACTTTGTGTAAATCTTTCAAAAAAATATATTAATGATAGATTTTTACCAGATAGTGCTATAGATGTGATAGATGAAGTTGGTTCTATTGCAAAAATAGCTGGTAAAAAAACTATTAGTGTAAAAGATATAGAAGCAACTTTTAGCAAAATAGCAAATATCCCTACAAAAACAGCAACTACTTCAGATATTTCAATACTTAAAACACTTGAAACAAATCTTAAAAAAAGAGTATTTGGGCAAGATAATGCCATAGAAAAAGTTGTAAAAACAATAAAAATCAATAAAGCTGGATTAACTACAACAGATAAACCAATAGGAAACTTTCTTTTTACTGGACCAACAGGTGTAGGGAAAACAGAAATTGCAAGAGAACTTGCAAATCTTTTAAATATTAATCTTATTAGATTTGATATGAGCGAATATATGGAAGCACATACTGTTAGCAAACTTATAGGAGCACCTGCTGGATATGTGGGATTTGAAAAAGGTGGTTTACTAGTAGAAAGTATAAGAAAACACCCTCATTGTGTACTATTACTAGATGAGATAGAAAAAGCACATCCAGATATTATGAATGTACTTTTACAAGTACTAGATAATGCAAAACTAACAGATAATGATGGTAATATTGCTGATTTTCAAAATGTTATAATAATTATGACATCAAACTTAGGCTCATCTGAAGCTCCTATTATGGGCTTTGCTAAAAATGACAATCTAAACCAAAGTAAAGCTATAAATAAATTCTTTGCACCAGAATTTAGAAATAGACTTGATGCTGTTATAGAGTTTAGTCATCTTGATAAAAATAGTATTATTTTAGTCGTAAAAAAATTCATAGATAATTTAGCTAAAATACTAGCAGACAAATCTATCAAACTAAAACTTTCTCAAAATGCAATAAATGAACTTGCACATTTAGGGTATGACAAAGCAATGGGAGCAAGACCTCTAGGAAGAGTAATAGACAATAAAATCAAAGAGCCATTAACAGATGAAATACTATTTGGAAAACTAAAAAATGGTGGAAAAGTAAGTGTTGATTTTAAAGATGGGGAGTTTAAATTTAATATTAGTTAA
- the bioD gene encoding dethiobiotin synthase, whose amino-acid sequence MKQTFFVTATNTNVGKTYTCEKLLIKYANMGYKVGYYKPIETGVINNNPLDGSSMLRLAKSLNSDFTVDINDVVPYRFDLPAAPYVASKGLEIDVNFLIKQKEYLEQFCDVLIIEGAGGLMVPIRKDFFIIDLIKKFECDAILVSPSNLGCINDTLLSHKVLSDYGIKYEWYINLYNDKESFYDISYPFLKDYFGEVRFVESI is encoded by the coding sequence GTGAAACAAACTTTTTTTGTAACAGCTACAAATACAAATGTCGGTAAGACATATACCTGTGAAAAACTCCTTATCAAATATGCAAATATGGGGTATAAAGTAGGGTACTATAAACCAATAGAAACTGGTGTAATAAATAACAATCCTTTAGATGGAAGCAGTATGCTACGACTTGCTAAGAGTTTAAATAGTGATTTTACAGTAGATATCAATGATGTAGTACCATATAGATTTGACCTCCCAGCAGCTCCATATGTGGCAAGCAAAGGTTTAGAAATTGATGTGAATTTTTTGATAAAACAAAAAGAGTATTTAGAACAATTTTGTGATGTGTTGATAATAGAAGGGGCAGGTGGGTTAATGGTACCTATTAGAAAAGATTTTTTTATTATAGATTTAATCAAAAAGTTTGAATGTGATGCTATTTTAGTAAGCCCTAGTAATCTTGGTTGTATAAATGATACTCTTTTAAGTCATAAGGTACTAAGTGATTATGGGATAAAGTATGAGTGGTATATAAATCTTTATAATGATAAAGAGAGCTTTTATGATATAAGTTATCCATTTTTGAAAGATTATTTTGGTGAAGTAAGGTTTGTAGAGAGTATTTAA
- a CDS encoding DUF86 domain-containing protein: MYSEIEIVRMQSIYKKLNSVFNIIQRHGTISKALLDEEGQPAILMLLIACAEQFNKLNKMEAQILNEFNQIDIKGIISIRNFIAHDYDGVNLSIVEDSLRYGIPEIFSVVKEILAKVNS, translated from the coding sequence ATGTATAGTGAAATAGAAATTGTTAGGATGCAATCTATTTACAAAAAGTTAAATAGTGTTTTTAATATAATTCAAAGGCATGGAACTATTTCAAAAGCTCTTTTAGATGAAGAAGGACAACCTGCTATTTTGATGTTACTTATAGCTTGTGCAGAGCAGTTTAATAAATTAAATAAAATGGAAGCACAAATTTTGAATGAATTTAATCAAATAGATATAAAAGGGATTATATCTATACGAAATTTTATAGCTCATGATTATGATGGAGTAAACTTATCTATAGTAGAAGATAGCTTACGCTACGGGATACCAGAAATATTTTCAGTAGTAAAAGAAATATTAGCTAAAGTAAATAGTTAA
- a CDS encoding ATP-dependent Clp protease adaptor ClpS codes for MYRVILLNDNYSTMDFVIEVLMKVFRKSLEDATKIMLNIHNNGQEICGVYTHEIAITKVAQVRNMARAKNFPLKAIIQED; via the coding sequence ATGTATAGGGTAATTTTACTAAATGACAATTACTCTACTATGGATTTTGTTATCGAAGTACTTATGAAGGTATTTAGAAAATCTCTTGAAGATGCTACTAAAATAATGTTAAATATACATAATAATGGTCAAGAGATTTGTGGTGTGTATACACATGAGATAGCTATTACAAAAGTGGCACAAGTAAGAAATATGGCAAGAGCAAAAAACTTTCCTCTAAAAGCGATAATTCAAGAGGATTAA
- a CDS encoding response regulator: MFNEHFFKQVTILYVEDDKTIRESLGEFLSRVFKKVIVASDGNEGLAKYIDDYNNQKEIALIISDISMPNKSGLHMIKEIREINKKIPFIILSAYGDSKYMHESIKLGVSHYVLKPVIIQDLMLHIKEVCENIYQELQIINKTHELKEYIEIVDKVALISSTDDKGVIKSVNDIFCEVSGYTKDELIGQPHNILRHSEMPSSAFKNLWDTIKSGHTWRGKVKNKAKDGSAYYVDANIFPLFCNDNKTIKGYMGVRFLTTDTELEKRNFKPKVVQNIIQQKSKLNSYEETIAQLNYKIEILERKISQSDDIEYILKTLYKEKEKNARLLSQIETYEKQLESSMAKGYALAKEAKNRETKAIEDLKQLTVKHESLHETIKIQKNEILQKENSIVSYQQRLSTALKQIEHLQDVIKFKEQQELENSMKK, translated from the coding sequence ATGTTTAATGAACATTTTTTTAAACAAGTTACAATACTATATGTGGAAGATGATAAAACTATAAGAGAATCACTTGGTGAGTTTTTAAGTAGAGTATTTAAAAAAGTAATTGTTGCAAGTGACGGTAATGAAGGTCTAGCTAAATATATAGATGACTATAATAATCAAAAAGAAATAGCTCTTATAATATCTGATATATCTATGCCAAATAAAAGTGGCTTACATATGATAAAAGAAATAAGAGAGATTAATAAAAAAATCCCTTTTATCATACTTAGTGCATATGGTGATTCTAAGTATATGCATGAATCCATAAAACTTGGCGTATCTCACTATGTACTAAAACCTGTAATTATACAAGACCTAATGCTACATATAAAAGAAGTGTGTGAAAACATTTATCAAGAACTACAAATAATAAATAAAACACACGAACTAAAAGAATATATAGAAATAGTTGATAAAGTAGCTCTTATCTCTTCTACTGATGATAAAGGGGTCATAAAAAGTGTAAATGATATATTTTGTGAAGTAAGTGGTTATACAAAAGATGAGCTTATAGGACAACCTCACAATATCCTAAGACATAGTGAGATGCCTTCATCTGCTTTTAAAAATCTTTGGGATACTATAAAATCAGGTCATACTTGGAGAGGAAAAGTTAAAAACAAAGCAAAAGATGGCTCTGCATACTATGTAGATGCAAATATTTTTCCACTTTTTTGTAATGATAACAAAACAATTAAAGGTTATATGGGAGTTAGATTTCTTACAACAGATACTGAGCTTGAAAAAAGAAATTTCAAACCAAAAGTAGTTCAAAATATTATACAACAAAAATCAAAACTTAATTCATATGAAGAGACTATTGCCCAGCTTAATTATAAAATAGAAATACTAGAAAGAAAAATATCTCAATCTGATGATATAGAATATATTTTAAAAACTTTATATAAAGAAAAAGAAAAAAATGCAAGACTTCTTTCACAAATAGAAACTTATGAAAAACAACTTGAATCTAGTATGGCAAAAGGTTATGCTTTAGCTAAAGAAGCTAAAAATAGAGAAACTAAAGCCATAGAAGATCTTAAACAACTTACAGTCAAACATGAAAGTCTACACGAAACTATCAAAATTCAAAAAAATGAAATATTACAAAAAGAAAACAGTATAGTATCATACCAACAAAGACTATCAACTGCACTAAAACAAATAGAGCATTTACAAGATGTTATAAAATTTAAAGAACAACAAGAATTAGAAAACTCTATGAAAAAATAG
- a CDS encoding response regulator transcription factor, which produces MVDNVLFLKNKTVLFAEDDTIMKTQITEILEMLFKKVCSVSNGKEAYESYLCEQPDLIITDIKMPSIDGLTLVEKIRKRDYETPIIMITSFSEQELLLNATNLSIDGYILKPIDLNSLVKAITKSMQRANKNQGLIDLGSGIYYNTGTQELYKNGEIVILGHKELELIKLLISKFPKTVSKEEISETLWPYEAICESAIKNLVLRIRKKILEELVVSVRGVGYRLTDFDGTK; this is translated from the coding sequence ATGGTAGATAATGTATTGTTTCTAAAAAATAAAACAGTGCTATTTGCTGAAGATGATACAATCATGAAGACACAAATTACTGAGATCTTGGAAATGTTGTTTAAAAAGGTTTGTTCTGTGAGTAATGGGAAAGAAGCCTATGAAAGCTATTTATGTGAGCAACCAGATTTGATTATAACAGATATTAAAATGCCTAGTATTGATGGACTTACTTTAGTAGAAAAAATTAGAAAAAGAGATTATGAAACACCTATTATTATGATTACTAGTTTTAGTGAACAAGAACTCCTTTTAAATGCTACAAATCTCTCAATAGATGGATATATATTAAAACCTATAGACTTAAATTCATTGGTAAAAGCTATTACAAAATCTATGCAAAGAGCAAATAAAAATCAAGGCTTGATAGATCTAGGTAGTGGGATTTATTATAATACAGGAACACAAGAACTTTATAAAAATGGTGAAATAGTAATACTAGGACATAAAGAATTGGAATTAATCAAATTATTGATTTCTAAGTTTCCAAAAACAGTCAGTAAAGAAGAAATATCAGAAACTTTATGGCCATATGAGGCTATTTGTGAATCAGCAATAAAAAATTTGGTACTTAGGATTCGTAAAAAAATATTAGAAGAACTAGTAGTGTCAGTTAGAGGAGTGGGATATAGATTAACTGATTTTGATGGCACAAAGTAA
- a CDS encoding nucleotidyltransferase family protein, with the protein MDSLFGREYILSKLKELKPKFESDGVNILGLFGSYARNEENSSSDIDILIETTPIFMTKYRGLKAYVKLEEIKNILEKNFHKKIDIVDKNGLLQHKNTYILNQAIYV; encoded by the coding sequence ATGGATAGTTTATTCGGTCGAGAATATATACTTAGTAAACTTAAAGAACTTAAACCAAAATTTGAAAGTGATGGTGTAAATATTTTGGGACTTTTTGGCTCATATGCAAGAAATGAAGAAAATTCATCTAGTGATATTGATATATTGATAGAGACTACGCCAATCTTTATGACAAAATATAGAGGATTAAAGGCTTATGTAAAACTTGAAGAAATCAAAAATATATTAGAGAAAAACTTCCATAAAAAAATAGATATAGTTGATAAAAATGGTTTATTACAGCATAAAAATACTTATATCTTAAATCAGGCAATTTATGTATAG